The sequence catcaaacaatgggggcgcgtcaccgtccggtaacgcggaagagccgaggccgagattgcatgggaccgggcgcggtgcatctctttaatatgcccatgcaaaagccacacgatcgagggatcgtggtgactctcttggcgttgctcggctccacccgctgcgcatcgtccgccacccttgccggaaccgatcctcccttctctctgaatcgtccaattaaggaccgattcaccgcagggagagaggggaggagaggagaggagaggtccttcttcttcagctgcttgGTAGCGACCATGGTGAAGGACCTCAttacctccctcatcccccccccctcacccgatACACCCCCATAGTATATTCGAAAGGCAAAAGTAATTCAGCCTTCAGCCATGGGTTTCATAAGTGCATGTCCttgtttgcattttgtttttacaGTATATGTATCATTCGTACAGTAAACGTTTGCAAATATACACTCAGTCATACATACTTACgcctaaattatatcatatatgcacacacatgactGTAAATgaaaacatactcacacaaacacacacccacgtgtgtgtttatatatatatatatatatatatatatatatatatatatatatattgttacgccggtccgcctcgtctctctgccaccaacacaaggcaggctaggcagacggcgtgctatccacagggtcgtgaacactgaacagctccaagaggcaccgaacaccacagcgtcccagaacaccaggagaggaaacccaagtggggaggcagggcacgaagtaaacacaaaatgacagtctttcctttatttacacaagttatttacccgtacacttttctataggcacaatacaggggggataccagcatgtcacacagcacaatacagcttataacagggcaacacaaagttatatcaggtcacaagggcacacacgaggacttcacaggagcagcacccaaccgcgtctggtcgcttgttcccccgctcctccgctcacagccagctgcgtcatgtttgcccaggtcccttcatgtaaacacatgtttcgcacagagacaaagacccactggcgtagcaatatatatatatatatatattatatatatatatatatatatatatatatatatatatatatatatatatatgaatgtatatacctatgtatacatacatgtatgtctatatgtatatatatgcatgtacgtttatatatacatatatatctacttatatatatgtgtgtgtgtatttataaatattttttttatttatttattcatttatttatatattcattcatatatggttgtattgcacatatatatttatgatataaatattgtatactatatatatatatatatatatataataaatatatatatatatatatatatatatatatatattatttacatatacaaacgtTTAtgcgtattatgtatatatgtataaacaatacatatatgtagccTATATACagctatatttacatatgtatacatatatgcatgcgtgtgtgtgggtatgtgtgtgtatgcttgtttacTATTACGTTTATTACTAATGCTGTggcttcattttttatcatcattgttttttattttagctaTTATCCTTTTAACTATCATGGttatccttatatttatttttgcatatattctaATGAACAAAAGAattgatgtttatttttaaagaCTATGTTTTTCTTTAATACTATCCCTATaactattgttcttattatgaatatcattgttgtttatattgCTGTTcttttaccattgttgttgtgcTACCAGTACCCACGTCATTGCcattaatttctttatcattgttgttatcattatcatttttgctctTATTGtgatcatttattgtttttattatttatattatcattatcattatcattaatagtgataatatcattgttgttgttcttattgtgattgtgattatatattgttattgtttttttatatattatcattattattatatgtaatgttataattattagtagtatcgatattgtaattattgtctttgttattactattgctgatattattatcattattatgagcatattattattatgttttaaattatcagtatcgttatcattatcagtactgttgttattattattattattattattactattatcattattattgttattactatatttttacttACCAGTAAtgtcctcattattatcaatattgttatcaaaatcattatcataatgttcttactattatcattatcatccttagctCCACTGTCATTTTTGATACtggcattataattatttatcattattttgtttgttctattcattgttgttatcattatatattgttattattgttattatcattattatttctatcattttattattattattattattatgattaccattatcattcgtaTCAGTTGTAGTATAactctaattcatatatatttcctgaTAGTGTTGTCACCataattttatctttactttagaatatatagtttattgcatcattattattaccaccatcactgTTATGGgtaccatcattgtcattgttaatgttataataattgttatgattttactgttgtttttactgCTTTTATCTTCATGACTTTggcattcataattatcattattattactatgatcatcaccTTCACTGGGTGGCGAATCTGGAATTAGCAAACAAATTCTTAATCTTTAGTTCTTTTTATATGAATGACTTTTGTCAAGGAGTTGAAAATCATGTAATATGTtcaacaattattttttaatataaatattactatggATTTCTCGCATCTACCTTTTACATGGGTGAagtgaaaaggaaattaaaaaggagaaagagagcagcGATGGGAGCGTCCCTGCGGTTCCTGGCATGACGGTAATGATACTTGAAGAAAGCAATTCCAGTTACGTAAGGGATAACAGGGATTTTCGGTGGTTCATTGGGTTTTTGAGGAGTGTTGTGGTGGCGTGTTAGGCGGGAAGGTGGCAGGAACAGGCAGATGGATTTTGTAGATGTCGATGAACAAAACCCTTGTAGGGTCACATGGGTCGTAGGAAAGGAGTCGGGGGTACACTGATTCTGGGTGCAGTGATCTGTGTAGCAAGGAGAAGGGCGCAAACAAGCAGACTTGGGAAAGACATGTCTCGAGGCGGGCAGTCTGGCTGTAATAGTGAACGTCGTTGACAATGACGCGCCACTTGCCGTCCACATTCTGGGCACGTTTGGGCATTGCATACACCACTTCGGAGGGACAAATGTAACCCTCAGGACCTCTCTCATCAACGAAATCACGTAAACGACTGGCATGTTCTCTTTCATGTCCTTTCCAAATCATTGTACTCATGACATTAGATGCCTAGAACATCAATTTCTTCTATCAACCATTCTGTAATTTGGGCGGTCTGTCCAGAAGGAATGTAGACTACTGGCATAGCAACGGGCAGCGGTTGTCTTTGCTTTTATGAAGTAAAAGGTACCGCATAATAGCTCGATTATCCTTAAGAGCTTATTCTTGGGAGCAAGGCGACCATGAGGGTTGACGAGGCCCAGGCGCTCGGTCGTTGCTTCACTATCTCCTTTAATTGTAACGTTGTTGGTTAGAACCATTTCCCTATCTGAAATGTGACATCACCACCACTATGCGTCTTAATGATTggtgaaatttataaaaattaactaAATCAACATTGTACAAGACTAatagacatacatagacacatacacatatatgtatgcatgtaagcacAGCCAcagaaagaaacgaaacaaaatcgtgaaatttcgaactcttcacgagtttctctttagacgaataataaaccgtcTAAACCATTTcgatttattattcgtctgaaaaggaactcgcaaagagttcgaaacgttacgatttagtttcatttcttactgtggctgttttccttgtcatatatatatatatatacatatatatatacatatgtatatatttatgtacttgtttctgtatgtgtatacatacagatgtacGATACTTTTCATTCACTTTCATATAGATCAAACCTTGGAATCGGTCATCTTCGTAATGCATGGGCGTGGCCAAAGTATACCTGGAGTATATAAGCTCGATAATAACGGATGGAGGCCAGTAGAAGCGTTTCTCGTATCTATCTGCTCGTGTCACCATGGCTCTTACATTGGTAGGTCGTAACAATACTGCCGCCTGAAGCTGTCTTCACTGTActatataaagaaattattttttacgaaatgattattttattttattgttaatcttTGCTTTCCAGTCGGTCGTTCTGGTATGGGGGCCGGAGTCGTCCTTGGCTCCGTTCATCCCTCCAGCATATGGCCATCACCCACAGCCCACTTATGGTCATCATGCGCCTGCTTACGGTCATCATGCACCTGCTTACGGTCACCAGCATACCTATGAACACGGTTACTGCGACCCAACTGTTGCCCCCGCATGTGCTGCCAACTCCACTCTGTCCTACTGCTTGGAAGACACTGAGTATCCCGAGTACGAGATCAAGGCTGCCATCACTGCCGATCACCTGTTCGCTAAGAAGTACGTTTGACGTTCGCTGACCAGTTGCTGATGACCTGGTAGACATGGTTAGCAAGGACCAGGAGGAGGCCTTCGACTACTCTTACTACACTGGAGCTTCCACTGGGGACTCTCCCTACGATGCCACTCACTGGGGTGGTCCTGAGGGTTACATTTGTCCCTCCGAAGTGGTGTATGCAATGCCCAAACGTGCCCAGAATGTGGACGGCAAATGGCGCGTCATTGTCAACGACGTTCACTATTACAGCCAGACTGCTCGCCTCGAGACTTGTCTGTTCCCAGAGTCTGCTTGCCGCGCTCTTGCCCCTTGCTACCAGAGCCACTGCACCCAGAAGTCAGTGTACCACCGACTTCTTTCCTACGACCCATGTGACCCCTACAAGGGCCTGTTCATCGACATCTACAAGATGCCATCTGCCTGTTCCTGCCACCTTCCCGCCTAACACGCCACCACAACACTCATCAACACCAATGAACCACCGAAAATCCCTATCATCCCTTACGTAACTGGAGAATTGCTTTCTTCACGTATCATTACTTGTCATGCCAGGAACCGCCAGAACACTCCCATCACTGGCCTCTccttttcaatttcttcttcACTTCACCCATGTAAGAGGTAGATGCGAGAAATCCATAGTAATATttctattaaataaataattgttgAACTTATTACATGATTTTTAACTCCTTGGCACAAAAGCTATTCATATAAAAAGAACTAAAGATTGAGCATTCGTAAATTTCGAAGGGAAAGGTGAGAAGGTCTCCTTTGCTAATTCCAGATTCGCCACCcagtgaaggtgatgatgatagtaatgataatgataattataattgccAAAGTCATGAAGATAATAGCactaaaaacaacagtaaaaccataacaacaatgattataacattaataatgacattgatggtacccataataataataataacaatatataatgataataacaatgataataacaaacaaaataatgataaacaatgataatgccaGTATTAAATATGATAGTGGGGATAAGGAtgaacattatgataatgattttgataacagtactggtaatgataacgatactgataattcaaaacatgataatatgatgctgataataatgataataatattagcaatagtaatagcaaagacaataattacaacatcgatactaataacaattataacattatatataataataatgataatagaaaaaaaattacaataacaatatataatcacaattataataagaacaacaacaattatattattattaataataatggtaatgataatgtcaataaaaaaataataaataatcacaatatgaacaacaatgataatgataacaacaatgataaataaattgatggcACTGACGTGGATACTGATagcacaacaataatagtaaaagggCCACAAtgtaaacaacaatgatattcaaaataaaaacaacagttacaggaataatattaaagaaacacATAGtctttaaaaataaacatcaatCCTTTTGTTCATTAGAACATAtagcaaaaatatacataaggGTAACCACAATAGTtaaaatgagaatagtaataaaataataaaaaaaacactgatgaCAAAAAATGAAGccatagcattaataataacaataatagtaaacataagcatatacacacgtatacccacacacacgcatacatatatgtatatatatgtaaatatagctatatataggctacatatatgtattgtatatacatatatacataatacaaataaatatttgtatatgtaaatatatatatacattatacagtattcctatcataaatatatatgtgcaatacaaccatatataaataaataaatagataaattcaaaaatatgtatatacaaatataggtacatatatatgcatatataaatgtacatatatgtatatataaatgtacatatatatgtatacacatacacatacatgtatgtatacataggtatatacattcaaatatatatatatatatatatatatataaatatatatatatatatatatatttatatatatatataaataaacacatgtgtgtgtatgctttcatATACAGTTATGGttgtgcatatatgatataatttaggcGTAAGTATGTATGATTGAGTGTATGTTTACTGTACGAATGATACATATACtgtaaaaaacaaacagcaaacaagGACATGCACTTATGGGACCCATGACTGAAGGCTGAATTATCTTCGCCCTTCGGATACACTATGGGGGTGTATCGGGTgaggggggaagatgagggaggtaATGTTCCCTATATAAAGGAGGTCCTTCACCATGGTTGCTACAGTTCGAACGCGACGAGAGCTGAGGGTGCAAGCATGGCTTTACAATACTTGGTGAGTCCATGTTATCTTCTGTCTAGGGAAATATCTATTGAAGATGGTACACGTTTGTATATACAGGAAAAgcagtacacatatacatgtatatatgtgtaaatgaaatatatacatatatgcatgcatatttgaaTAGATATTCATCTGTACACATccgtttatgtttatttgtgtacatatccatttatgtataggatatatatatatatatatatatatatatatatatatatatatatatatataaaatatatatgtatacatatacatgtatttacatatttacttacacacacacacacacatatacacatatatatatatatgaaaatttatacacatatatacactcaagtatatgtatctacatacacagagatgtacacacacaaatgacagtaacaatgtctattcacatatatatttcccccccacgagcctgtgtgcgtgaatgtatataaactatctttataaaataaagcaatgacataaaattttattattattagcatccatGTATTtaaggatatatgtataaacatacgtgTGGGAAAGTGGACGTGTGTATAAATACGCACACGAAATACCACCTATAACGGATAATAGGTTCATCAATATCCAAATATCTTACCATATCTATGTTGcaggttttgttgtgttttgggggtcgAGTTTGGCCCACCAGACCTCACACGTCAGCATCAGTCTCGGCGTGCTTCTGCTGTCAGCCATCACAGTTCCTCTCACCACGCACGCCTTCATATCACCATCAACCTACTTACCATACCAGCCCCCCTACCATCCACAACCCTTCCTTTCCACCCTGCTCCCCCTTATCACCCCCAGCCTTCCTATAAGCATGAACACGAGCCTGCTGTGCCAGAATGTGCTGGCCAACACAACTAAATCATGGTGCCTCCAAAGACGACCATTATCCCACTTACGAGATCAAACACGCGCCGAGCATTTACTACGAGAAGCTCCTCCCCTCTATGCTGACGTAGCCGACATTAACACCGAGCTGTTTTGTGGACCGACCAAATACCCTGGATGAGGAAACTTACTTGTGCCATCAGAGACCGCTTTCATCAAGCCCCTTCGTGCCCAGAACACCGAGGAAAAAAAGGCGTGTCATTGTAAAAAACATCGATGTCCATTATCAACTCTCACTCAGACTACACGTAAACGAAGAGGTCTCACTTCCGGGCCGGTGCATGTCCTCTGGTGCCTGACTGCTACGAGTCCAAGTGTCTGCAGAAGTCCATTACCACCCTTCCTGTCTACGACCCCTATGATCAGTACTTTCCCTTCGCCATCGAGACATTCAAGCTTCCCGCCAGCTGTGCTTGTCTGTTGGCTGCCTACACCATCGATCATTAGTCACCAAACCCGCTGATCTCAAGCCatattgaggggaggggggggggtgaacttaAACATGAATTCAacaatattttatcattcttagtgCCCTGGGAAGAAGGTATACCGTCAATGGAAAGTCGTGAAGTACGTGAAGAAAGCAGTTTTCTGGCCatcaaaaaatttacaaaaattgaTGATAACTGAATAGAAATAACATCTAAATCCGTCTCTtttataaaacatgaaaatatatataattctacgttttagttatttacatatttaccttttgataacttgaatatttctaaattatatattttttgcattttctatgtatatattttgcattatatgtgcatgtatgtatatgtatatgtacgtatatacataaaacttagccgccatgcatatacacaaacacccggcacacacacatacgtatatggttatgtatatgcattatattcttttataagtatagtttataaacactatatatatgaatgaaaatatatatgtatgtatgggatatagggatatatacgtatgtatatttgcatatcataatgtatatatatatatttaaaatatatataaaattttatatatatatatatatgtatatatatatttacatatgtaaacacacacacacacaaacacacacacatatatttgcctgtgtatatatgtatgatatatgtataagtatatctctatatatatctatatatagaaaatgtatgtatgtatgtatatatgcagataagtatatgtatatgatatgtatgtatatgtaacggtgtatatgcatatatatacacagtatacacatatatgtatatatataatacgtatatgtatattcacgcacacatacagatgcataaatgtatatttatgtatgtgtgcatgtatgtatgcatacactatATAAACGTAAATCTATGCTCACAGTAGACACAGTCCATAGCAGTGATGATGAACACTAATAATGTAAAGGAACATGATAatgcatttatacataataatcattatggcagttataatgacagtaataataatgataatgaatatgtcaataataataggaagataatgatagtaataatgataaaatcacagttctgataacaatggtgatagtgctgaaaatgataccaataacaaaaaccctagaataaaaaataataatgttttatttatacataataatttttattacatttatctttgttattgtgggtacaaaataattttttggccCAGGCCCCCctttaagaaaatttaaagaaatgtttTAACCTGGCAAAAAGCCCCATGAGGGGGGGAGCGTCTTTAGAGGGCTAATTTTGGCGAGGGTTTGTCCGGGGTACCCCCCTTGCCCCACAATAAAAACGCAacacaacgaaaaaaataaatacaaagttaAACCATTTTTTAGATTacgttaaaaattaattaaaaaataataagctaaaataatagagaaaaaaaactcactttaaagatcaattttaaaatttcataagtCTGAAATAGAAAGGCATCGCAACTATTAagatttttatcatataaaagtAGATCAATCCGCCCCTATCCCCAAAGTGAAAGATCCTCAGATTAACTTTCTCTTTTGTAGTTTCCCGTGGGCGTCAAACCTTtttcactcagaaaaaaaaaaagaaaaaaaaaagcacatatcTCTGCTGCGGTCTCTGCCGAACTTTCTTTATTCGGGtcattgggggtgagggggacgtAATTATGTACatttacaaatgataaaaaaaaaacatattgataattttacaaataaagaaaattttagttaaaatgaaaaaaatgaaaaacaatcacaaatgagccaagtaaaataaaaaaaaaataattttgtaaaagggGTCACCTAATCACTAaacttatatgatttttttaaaattcaataaaaaaggaaataataggtAATTAACTAGGCATCCCgacaaagaactgcatttaaaaagtaaaaaggtaagcAATCAAAGTTAAACGAAAACCCAAATAAATCtaccaaaaaggggaaactaaaacaaaacagaaaaacacgaaaatgaaagataaaaatgataagaaaagagaaaaaggagggaaaaaccgAGGTGAAAAATACTGTACAGTTTGCCCAAACCGGGGAAAGCGCGGGCGAGGATGTCGCCGTCGCAAGACGTCCGCGTGGGGACAGGGgttttatctttataatgatatcatttacgtgataaaaataataaatcagttTTTGATAGATGTACGAAGGGTTGCTTTTGTTGGGtaattcgaaaaattttttttcaatctaagCACGTCGGGAAAATCAGAATATATTCGCAAACGTAAAATATGTTGAGTGGTGTTTCTTTAAAAAGGGagcggaaaaagggggaaagccttTTGtagagccgtttttttttttttaaacatatgtcaccgtttttttttctcatcaacgAAGTAACGTGAGCGACTGGCATGCTCTCTTTCACGTCCTTTCCAAACCATTGTACTCATGACATTTGATGCCTAGCACATTCATTTCTTCTGGCTATCAAACCTTCTGTAGTTTGGGCGGTCTGCCCAAAAGGGAAATGTAGACGGGCgggggtt comes from Penaeus monodon isolate SGIC_2016 chromosome 5, NSTDA_Pmon_1, whole genome shotgun sequence and encodes:
- the LOC119573433 gene encoding LOW QUALITY PROTEIN: uncharacterized protein LOC119573433 (The sequence of the model RefSeq protein was modified relative to this genomic sequence to represent the inferred CDS: deleted 1 base in 1 codon; substituted 1 base at 1 genomic stop codon), producing the protein MALTLSVVLVWGPESSLAPFIPPAYGHHPQPTYGHHAPAYGHHAPAYGHQHTYEHGYCDPTVAPACAANSTLSYCLEDTEYPEYEIKAAITADHLFAKKYFDVRXPVADDLVDMVSKDQEEAFDYSYYTGASTGDSPYDATHWGGPEGYICPSEVVYAMPKRAQNVDGKWRVIVNDVHYYSQTARLETCLFPESACRALAPCYQSHCTQKSVYHRLLSYDPCDPYKGLFIDIYKMPSACSCHLPA